A genomic segment from Chitinophaga niabensis encodes:
- the rnr gene encoding ribonuclease R, with the protein MTKKEKPKKNSSQKKTYKGIVDVTRTGMAYVTVEGLASDILVKQKNIGSALDGDEVLVDVIGNGKSRGRTEGYITDVLKRKKTEFTGTIQLSKNFAFLLPDKGAFMPDIYIPENSLKGAKDGDKAVVKIVAWGEKTRKPVGEILEILDASDTNDLAMKEILVESGFPLNFPDEVLEELATIEESISASVIKDRKDFRKILTFTIDPVDAKDFDDAISIRKLKSGLYEVGVHIADVSHYVEPSTALDKEAERRATSVYLPDRVLPMLPEKISNELCSLRPHEDKLTFSAVFQMDEKGAVKQHWIGRTVIHSAHRFTYEEVQEVIEKGEGPYDQEVLLLNTMAQTLRKKRFKDGAINFSSQEVRFQLDATGKPIGIMVKESKEAHQLIEEFMLLANRTVAEYVSKQKAANKQPVPFPYRVHDTPDEEKMHVFAVFANKFGYKFDMSNPESIARSFNQLLTAVKGKPEQHVLETLGIRTMAKAIYTTENVGHYGLGFEHYCHFTSPIRRYPDVLVHRILAQCLAGDIKVDKQLEKRCKHSSDMERKAMDAERAGNKYKQVEYMQQFIGDTFEGVVSGVAHFGFWVETVDTKCEGLVSIHNMDEVFRHSEEDYALIGQQTGRKIRIGDKVTIRVVAASLAKRQLDYDLVENEGNTAKRSSVMTGKPLSSYKPDRSSKPKDRSKARKKKK; encoded by the coding sequence ATGACAAAAAAAGAGAAACCCAAAAAGAATAGCAGCCAGAAGAAGACCTATAAAGGTATAGTGGATGTTACGCGCACAGGAATGGCCTATGTGACAGTGGAAGGACTGGCCAGCGATATCCTGGTAAAACAAAAGAACATCGGCTCCGCACTGGACGGAGATGAGGTATTAGTAGATGTGATCGGCAACGGAAAAAGCCGGGGCCGCACAGAAGGTTATATTACAGACGTACTGAAAAGAAAGAAAACAGAATTCACCGGCACCATACAATTAAGTAAGAATTTCGCTTTCCTGCTCCCGGACAAGGGGGCTTTTATGCCTGATATCTATATTCCTGAAAACTCCCTCAAAGGAGCAAAAGACGGTGATAAAGCCGTAGTGAAGATCGTGGCCTGGGGAGAAAAGACCCGCAAGCCCGTTGGAGAGATCCTCGAGATCCTGGATGCCAGCGATACCAACGACCTGGCCATGAAAGAGATCCTCGTGGAAAGCGGCTTTCCGCTGAACTTCCCGGATGAAGTGCTGGAAGAACTGGCTACGATCGAAGAAAGTATCAGCGCCAGCGTGATAAAAGACCGTAAAGACTTCCGTAAGATCCTCACTTTTACCATAGATCCCGTAGATGCCAAGGATTTTGATGATGCCATCTCTATCCGTAAGCTGAAGAGCGGCCTCTATGAAGTGGGCGTGCATATTGCAGATGTAAGCCATTATGTGGAACCTTCCACAGCGCTTGATAAAGAAGCGGAAAGACGTGCTACATCTGTGTATCTGCCGGACAGGGTATTGCCCATGCTGCCGGAGAAGATCTCTAATGAACTATGTTCGCTGAGGCCGCATGAAGATAAACTTACTTTCTCCGCAGTATTCCAGATGGACGAAAAAGGTGCGGTAAAGCAGCATTGGATAGGCCGTACCGTGATCCATTCCGCGCATCGCTTCACGTATGAAGAAGTGCAGGAAGTAATAGAAAAAGGCGAAGGCCCTTATGACCAGGAAGTATTATTGCTGAATACCATGGCGCAGACCTTACGTAAAAAACGTTTCAAAGACGGCGCCATTAACTTCTCTTCACAGGAAGTGCGCTTCCAGCTGGATGCAACGGGGAAACCCATTGGCATTATGGTGAAAGAAAGTAAAGAAGCACATCAGCTGATCGAAGAGTTTATGCTGCTGGCAAACCGTACGGTGGCAGAATATGTTTCCAAACAGAAAGCAGCGAATAAGCAACCCGTGCCATTCCCTTACCGGGTACACGATACGCCGGATGAAGAGAAGATGCATGTGTTTGCGGTGTTTGCAAATAAGTTCGGATACAAGTTCGATATGAGCAACCCGGAAAGCATCGCCAGATCTTTCAACCAGTTATTAACGGCTGTGAAAGGCAAACCGGAACAGCATGTGCTGGAAACACTCGGGATCCGCACCATGGCAAAAGCCATCTACACAACAGAAAATGTGGGCCACTATGGTTTGGGATTTGAACATTATTGCCACTTCACTTCCCCCATCCGCCGTTACCCGGATGTATTGGTGCACCGCATCCTGGCGCAATGCCTGGCAGGTGATATCAAGGTGGACAAACAACTGGAGAAACGCTGCAAACATTCTTCCGATATGGAAAGGAAAGCGATGGATGCAGAACGTGCCGGTAACAAATACAAACAGGTGGAATACATGCAGCAATTCATAGGTGATACCTTTGAAGGTGTGGTAAGCGGTGTAGCGCATTTCGGCTTCTGGGTAGAAACAGTGGATACGAAATGCGAAGGGCTGGTAAGCATCCATAACATGGATGAAGTATTCCGCCATTCTGAAGAAGACTATGCATTAATCGGGCAGCAAACAGGCCGTAAGATACGTATAGGCGATAAAGTGACCATCCGCGTGGTGGCGGCCAGCCTGGCAAAACGCCAACTGGATTACGACCTTGTAGAGAACGAAGGGAATACAGCGAAACGCAGCAGTGTAATGACTGGTAAACCGCTTTCATCCTACAAGCCGGACCGCTCCTCCAAACCGAAGGATAGATCAAAAGCCAGGAAGAAAAAAAAGTAA